A stretch of the Clostridium fungisolvens genome encodes the following:
- a CDS encoding sensor histidine kinase yields MKNSLRRKFIIFALIIIIPLATSNITAVLTNRKINENYSIMLSKLNNINEIKNLLNDASDNFNKYIQTNTAQCRNNFRKDLDEALNKVNSLREISDAESQYILRDLINTLYSYRAEGEKTIDLYDNRGSIDTYYDHYVSTKEIQTYCNSYITNLTDSYISYNDTLYKSYEVKERIINKIIMLYITAALLMSILSTLFFIRNISLKLKQLVKASKKVSNGDFEMVGGEKTDIYELDLLSEAFNSMIKNIKVYINSLKRNAELERKVIDDEITILKYENALKLSQLKVLQSQINPHFLFNTLNCINQTAIKENASTTEELIKSVSGILRYSLTMMERNATLKEEIDVVKQYIFIQKVRYDERVTFILDLKVDLTKVKVPGMTLQPFVENAFIHGIEPKEDGGNIGITIYEEGSYTIVLIEDSGCGIDEETLSKISSEDNSSEHIGHTTGMGIRSTINRLELLYDEKNLFSVESKKGLGTKIYLKIPKKVLM; encoded by the coding sequence ATGAAAAATAGTTTAAGAAGGAAGTTCATTATTTTTGCTCTCATTATTATAATCCCGTTAGCTACAAGTAATATTACTGCAGTACTCACAAATAGAAAGATAAATGAGAATTATTCTATTATGCTAAGTAAATTAAACAATATAAACGAAATCAAAAATTTACTTAATGATGCATCAGATAATTTTAATAAATACATACAGACAAATACTGCTCAATGTAGAAATAACTTTAGAAAAGATTTAGATGAAGCATTAAATAAGGTAAATTCCCTTAGAGAGATTTCTGACGCTGAAAGTCAATATATCCTAAGGGATTTAATAAATACTCTTTATAGCTATAGAGCTGAAGGAGAGAAGACAATAGATCTTTATGATAATAGAGGGTCTATTGATACTTATTATGATCATTATGTTTCTACCAAAGAAATTCAGACATATTGTAATAGTTACATTACTAATCTAACGGATAGCTATATTAGTTATAATGATACCTTATATAAAAGCTATGAAGTTAAAGAACGTATTATAAATAAGATTATAATGCTATATATTACGGCAGCGCTGTTGATGAGCATATTATCAACACTGTTCTTTATTAGAAATATAAGCTTAAAGTTGAAACAGCTAGTAAAGGCATCAAAAAAGGTTTCAAATGGGGATTTTGAAATGGTAGGAGGAGAGAAGACTGATATATATGAATTAGATTTGTTATCAGAAGCTTTCAACAGCATGATAAAAAATATAAAAGTATATATAAATTCACTAAAAAGAAATGCTGAGCTCGAAAGAAAAGTAATAGATGATGAGATTACTATTTTAAAATATGAAAATGCACTAAAGTTAAGTCAATTAAAAGTACTTCAATCTCAAATAAATCCACACTTCTTATTTAATACTTTAAATTGCATAAATCAAACAGCCATAAAAGAAAATGCTTCTACAACAGAAGAACTTATAAAATCTGTATCTGGAATTTTAAGATATAGCTTAACAATGATGGAACGAAATGCAACCTTAAAGGAAGAAATTGATGTAGTAAAGCAATATATATTCATACAAAAGGTTCGCTATGATGAAAGAGTTACTTTTATATTAGATTTAAAAGTTGATTTAACAAAAGTAAAGGTTCCAGGAATGACGCTTCAACCTTTTGTAGAAAATGCTTTTATACATGGGATAGAACCGAAGGAAGATGGGGGAAATATAGGGATAACTATATATGAAGAAGGAAGTTATACAATTGTGCTTATTGAAGATAGTGGCTGCGGAATTGATGAAGAGACTCTTAGTAAAATAAGCTCAGAAGATAATTCCAGTGAACACATAGGACATACTACTGGAATGGGGATTAGAAGCACAATTAATAGATTAGAGTTACTATATGATGAGAAAAATTTATTCTCAGTAGAAAGTAAAAAGGGGCTTGGAACAAAAATCTATTTAAAAATTCCTAAAAAGGTGTTGATGTAG
- a CDS encoding AraC family transcriptional regulator, with product MREDIYQRLIALTEEEEKILNGEENVNKSLYTDNGEFIVDSRKLLQTGELIDIRRHTRFVRFPKHKHNYIEFNYVYKGQLTQNIDDRKITLKQGELIFLNQYITHEIEASEEEDIIINFIIKPEFFDYIITLLDDENLISKFLLTTLYKDYSEGEYLYFKVADKNYIQELAEKIITELYEPSIMSKATIKLLVGLLLVELVKRSKDIETYSANNYDKLLIIQSFKYIDKYYKNANLFELAKKLNQPHYKLSKLIKKHTKMTFKELLQEKKLSKAIELLKLTEYSIVEIIDLIGYENPTYFYKIFKEKYGVTPKEYRGKKLYED from the coding sequence ATGAGAGAAGATATATATCAAAGACTCATAGCATTAACAGAGGAAGAAGAAAAAATATTAAATGGAGAAGAAAATGTTAATAAAAGCTTATATACTGATAATGGTGAATTCATAGTAGATAGCAGAAAACTCCTACAAACAGGAGAACTAATTGATATAAGAAGACATACTAGGTTTGTACGTTTTCCAAAGCATAAACACAATTACATAGAGTTTAATTATGTTTATAAGGGGCAGTTAACACAGAATATAGATGATAGAAAGATTACTTTAAAACAAGGGGAGTTAATCTTTTTAAATCAATACATAACACATGAAATAGAAGCCTCTGAAGAAGAGGATATAATAATAAATTTTATAATTAAACCAGAATTTTTTGACTATATAATAACTCTTTTAGATGATGAAAACCTAATAAGTAAGTTTTTGTTAACTACTCTATATAAGGATTATAGTGAAGGAGAATATTTATATTTTAAAGTAGCAGATAAAAATTATATACAAGAACTTGCAGAGAAAATAATAACAGAGCTTTATGAACCTTCTATAATGAGTAAAGCAACCATTAAACTATTAGTAGGATTACTTTTAGTTGAATTAGTAAAGCGATCTAAAGATATTGAGACTTATTCAGCTAATAATTATGATAAGCTACTCATAATTCAAAGTTTTAAATATATTGATAAATATTATAAGAATGCAAATTTATTTGAACTTGCTAAAAAGTTAAATCAGCCACATTACAAACTCAGCAAACTAATAAAAAAGCATACAAAAATGACTTTCAAAGAGCTTCTTCAAGAGAAAAAGTTAAGTAAGGCAATAGAACTTTTAAAGCTTACCGAGTACTCAATAGTTGAAATAATAGATTTAATAGGCTATGAGAATCCTACTTATTTTTATAAGATATTTAAAGAAAAGTATGGAGTTACACCTAAGGAATATAGAGGAAAAAAGCTGTATGAGGATTAG
- a CDS encoding sugar-binding protein has product MKNLYNLRYIITILIFGIFTFILFGIFKEPANVKEQIKPEIVLICHVKSNPYWQYIKAGAEKAAKERNAVVKVEGPDYANVDEGLKLINMAYAAKVSGIITYVQEESKYNSVINNVVDNGIPLITIDSDAEKSKRLAYVGTDNIGAGTEGAKEMIRQIGTEGNIGIVIGGKDVTNQKERVQGFKDYINSNSKIDIVSVESSDSYLLEAELAAKKILTKNYNIKALFCTSALDGVGAAKAVSSLGLVGRVKIVAFDDLPETLQLIESGVISSTIVQRPYLMGYNAVNMIMDISQGKKVDKVNLTDVQVVDKNNINEYKKKQGE; this is encoded by the coding sequence ATGAAGAATCTTTATAATCTAAGATATATAATAACAATTTTAATTTTCGGAATTTTTACTTTCATCCTTTTTGGTATTTTTAAGGAACCTGCCAATGTTAAAGAGCAAATAAAACCAGAGATAGTACTTATTTGCCATGTAAAATCAAATCCCTATTGGCAATATATAAAGGCTGGGGCTGAAAAGGCTGCTAAGGAAAGAAATGCAGTTGTTAAGGTTGAGGGGCCTGATTATGCTAATGTTGATGAAGGGCTTAAACTTATTAATATGGCGTATGCAGCTAAGGTTAGTGGGATAATTACATATGTGCAGGAGGAAAGTAAATATAATTCGGTAATTAATAATGTTGTTGACAATGGAATACCTCTTATTACAATTGATTCAGATGCAGAGAAAAGTAAACGTTTAGCATATGTTGGTACAGATAATATTGGCGCAGGTACTGAAGGTGCCAAGGAGATGATAAGGCAAATTGGAACCGAGGGAAATATCGGTATAGTTATAGGTGGTAAAGACGTAACTAATCAAAAAGAAAGAGTTCAGGGCTTTAAAGATTATATAAATAGTAATTCAAAGATAGATATAGTTAGTGTTGAATCTTCCGATTCATATCTACTTGAAGCAGAACTTGCAGCTAAGAAAATACTAACTAAAAACTATAATATAAAAGCTCTATTTTGTACATCGGCTCTTGATGGAGTAGGGGCAGCTAAAGCAGTATCAAGCCTTGGACTTGTAGGGAGAGTAAAGATTGTTGCTTTTGATGACTTGCCTGAAACCTTACAACTTATCGAATCAGGAGTAATTTCTTCCACTATTGTTCAAAGACCGTACCTTATGGGATATAATGCAGTGAATATGATAATGGACATATCTCAAGGTAAGAAAGTAGATAAAGTAAATTTAACAGATGTACAAGTTGTTGATAAAAATAATATAAATGAATACAAGAAAAAACAGGGAGAGTAG
- the gltB gene encoding glutamate synthase large subunit, which produces MFCNFPKEQGMYDPSFEKDACGIGAIAHIKGKKNHAIVKDALDILVKLEHRGGAGADPNVGDGAGILIQVSHNFFTKVCEFELPKEGHYGVGMFFLSKNKEKREKAKALFENIVLNEGHCFLGWREVPVNPEDLGDASREAMPFIMQGFVASNSDNFDPKTFERELYVIRRLFEKEAVEAYVASLSSKTLVYKGMLTAVQVEKFYPDLQNELMDTAIALVHSRFSTNTFPSWERAHPNRYIIHNGEINTIRGNVNWMNARESELKSDIFGNELNKVLPVINKNGSDSSMLDNTIEFLYMNGRTLPHIMMMLIPEPWSKNHEMDKDKRSFYEYNSTMMEPWDGPAAIAFTDGDILGATLDRNGLRPSRYYVTKDDYLILSSEVGVMNVESENVKYKGRLTPGRMLLVDTVNGELIDDNDLKKNYSTLKPYGTWVKDNLLKLREIPEITVSEEKLEEAKLVRLQKAFGYTYEDVTSTITPMCVNADDPLVSMGVDTPLAVLSDRPQLLYNYFKQLFAQVTNPPIDAIREEIVTSVRVYLGAESNILSEGEDNCRRVKLDNPILSNKDFNKVLSIENKGFKNVIIPTVFNKGKEEGNLEKALDDILRKADEAIENGTSIIVLSDKTVDENNVPIPALLAVSALHHHLVDEAKRTKVSIIVESGEPREIHHFALLLGFGANAINPYMAYESIRTLVEEGTVDLSFDKAVYNYNKGALKGIVKVISKMGISTIQSYNGAQIFEAIGISKKVVDKYFALTPSRIEGIDLLDIEKEAVIRHTQGFDARLIDFTLDSEGAHKFRSNKEEHLYNPLTIHKLQNACKTGNYKEFKEYTSLVSNEKNNLTLRSLLDLNLDNESISIDEVESVDSIVKRFKTGAMSYGSISKEAHECLAIAMNRIGGRSNTGEGGEERERFVVDENGDLRSSAIKQIASGRFGVTSEYLVDAKEIQIKMAQGAKPGEGGQLPATKVYPWVAKARHSTTGVGLISPPPHHDIYSIEDLAELIYDLKNVNSRARVSVKLVSEAGVGTVAAGVAKGGADVILISGYDGGTGASPRTSIKHAGLPWELGLAEVHQTLILNGLRERVVIETDGKLMSGKDVAIAALLGAEEFGFATAPLVVMGCVMMRVCNLDTCPVGIATQNEELRKRFKGKPEHVINFMHFIAEELREYMAKLGFRTIDEMIGRTDKLVQRSIGGWKAKKVDLSRLLFNPEVPHDKIYKYKESYDHKLYNVLDSKVLVPNSLDALEGKSNIKLEVNVGNTDRVFGTILGSEITKRYGEVGLPEDTIWVKTKGAGGQSFGAFIPNGLTLELEGDANDYIGKGLSGGKIIVYEPETVTLNSTENILVGNVALYGATSGKAFIRGVAGERFGVRNSGATAVVEGVGDHGCEYMTGGTVVILGPVGRNFAAGMSGGVVYILDSEGKKRKNINESMVHIEELDASDEKNLLSLLEEHEKYTASAEAKKIASNFEEYKKGFIKIMPKDYKNIITLIKEYVASGASKEEAERMAFDVIKGVRK; this is translated from the coding sequence ATGTTTTGTAACTTTCCGAAAGAGCAAGGTATGTATGATCCGAGTTTTGAAAAAGATGCCTGTGGTATTGGGGCAATTGCACATATTAAAGGCAAAAAGAACCATGCTATCGTAAAGGATGCATTAGATATTCTTGTTAAGTTAGAGCACAGAGGGGGCGCTGGTGCTGATCCTAATGTAGGAGATGGAGCAGGGATATTGATTCAGGTATCGCACAATTTCTTTACAAAAGTATGTGAGTTTGAATTACCTAAAGAAGGGCACTACGGTGTAGGAATGTTCTTCTTATCAAAAAATAAAGAGAAGAGAGAAAAAGCAAAGGCGCTTTTTGAAAATATTGTTCTTAATGAAGGGCATTGCTTTTTGGGATGGAGAGAAGTTCCTGTTAATCCAGAGGATTTAGGAGACGCATCTAGAGAAGCAATGCCTTTTATAATGCAGGGTTTTGTTGCTTCAAATAGCGATAACTTCGATCCAAAGACTTTTGAAAGAGAACTTTATGTAATTAGAAGATTATTTGAAAAAGAAGCTGTTGAAGCGTATGTTGCTAGTCTTTCATCAAAGACTTTGGTATACAAAGGAATGCTTACAGCAGTTCAAGTAGAAAAGTTTTATCCAGATTTACAAAATGAACTGATGGATACAGCTATAGCTCTTGTTCACTCAAGATTTAGTACTAATACTTTCCCAAGCTGGGAAAGAGCTCATCCTAATAGATACATTATTCATAATGGTGAAATTAACACTATTAGAGGTAATGTAAATTGGATGAATGCAAGAGAATCAGAACTTAAGTCAGATATATTTGGAAATGAATTAAATAAAGTTCTTCCAGTAATCAATAAAAATGGTTCGGATTCTTCAATGCTTGATAATACAATAGAGTTTTTATATATGAATGGAAGAACTCTTCCTCACATAATGATGATGCTTATTCCAGAACCTTGGAGCAAGAATCATGAAATGGATAAAGATAAGAGATCTTTCTATGAGTATAATTCAACAATGATGGAACCTTGGGATGGACCAGCTGCTATAGCATTTACTGATGGAGATATTTTAGGTGCAACTTTAGATAGAAATGGTCTTAGACCTTCAAGATATTATGTAACAAAGGATGATTATTTAATACTATCATCTGAAGTTGGAGTTATGAATGTTGAAAGCGAAAATGTAAAGTATAAGGGAAGACTTACACCTGGTAGAATGCTTCTTGTTGATACAGTTAATGGTGAGCTTATAGATGACAATGATTTAAAGAAAAATTATTCTACTTTAAAACCATATGGAACTTGGGTTAAGGATAATTTGCTGAAGCTTAGAGAAATACCGGAAATCACTGTGTCTGAAGAGAAATTAGAAGAAGCAAAATTAGTTAGACTACAAAAGGCTTTTGGATACACTTATGAAGATGTTACATCTACAATAACTCCTATGTGTGTAAATGCAGATGACCCACTAGTATCCATGGGTGTTGATACACCACTGGCAGTTTTAAGTGATAGACCACAGCTATTATATAACTATTTTAAACAGTTATTTGCTCAGGTTACTAATCCACCTATAGATGCAATAAGAGAAGAGATAGTAACTTCTGTGAGAGTATATCTAGGTGCAGAGTCAAATATACTTTCTGAAGGTGAGGATAACTGTAGAAGAGTGAAGTTAGATAATCCTATATTATCAAATAAGGATTTTAATAAGGTATTATCTATCGAAAATAAAGGGTTTAAAAATGTAATAATACCAACAGTATTCAATAAGGGCAAAGAAGAAGGGAATCTTGAAAAGGCTTTAGATGATATACTAAGAAAAGCTGATGAAGCCATAGAAAATGGAACTTCAATTATAGTTCTTTCTGATAAAACTGTTGATGAAAATAATGTTCCAATCCCAGCTTTACTTGCTGTTTCAGCTTTACATCACCATCTGGTTGATGAAGCGAAGAGAACTAAGGTTAGTATAATTGTAGAATCTGGAGAACCTAGAGAAATTCATCACTTTGCGCTACTTTTAGGTTTTGGTGCTAACGCAATAAATCCTTACATGGCTTATGAATCAATTAGAACTTTAGTTGAGGAAGGTACTGTGGATTTAAGCTTTGATAAGGCAGTTTATAACTACAATAAAGGTGCTTTAAAAGGAATAGTTAAAGTAATTTCTAAGATGGGTATTTCAACAATACAATCCTACAACGGAGCTCAAATTTTTGAAGCAATTGGGATATCAAAGAAGGTAGTGGATAAGTATTTTGCATTAACACCATCTAGAATTGAAGGAATAGATCTTCTTGATATTGAAAAAGAAGCTGTGATAAGACACACACAAGGTTTTGATGCAAGACTTATAGACTTTACTCTTGATTCTGAAGGCGCTCATAAGTTTAGAAGTAATAAAGAAGAACATTTATATAATCCTCTTACAATTCATAAGCTTCAAAATGCATGTAAGACCGGTAATTATAAAGAATTTAAAGAATATACTTCTTTAGTTAGCAATGAAAAAAATAACTTAACATTAAGAAGCTTATTAGATTTAAATTTAGATAATGAAAGTATCTCTATAGATGAGGTTGAATCAGTTGATTCAATAGTTAAGAGATTTAAAACAGGAGCTATGTCCTACGGTTCAATCAGTAAGGAAGCTCACGAATGCTTAGCTATTGCAATGAACAGAATCGGTGGAAGATCAAACACTGGTGAAGGTGGAGAAGAAAGAGAAAGATTTGTTGTTGATGAAAATGGAGATTTAAGATCTTCTGCAATAAAACAAATAGCATCAGGTAGATTCGGAGTTACGTCAGAATACCTTGTTGATGCAAAAGAAATACAGATAAAGATGGCACAAGGTGCAAAACCAGGAGAAGGCGGACAGCTTCCAGCAACTAAGGTTTACCCTTGGGTAGCTAAGGCAAGACATTCAACTACTGGAGTTGGTTTAATATCACCACCACCACATCATGATATATATTCTATAGAAGATTTGGCAGAACTTATATATGATCTTAAGAATGTAAACTCAAGAGCTAGAGTAAGTGTAAAACTTGTTTCAGAAGCTGGAGTCGGTACAGTTGCAGCAGGTGTTGCAAAGGGTGGAGCTGATGTAATTCTAATAAGTGGATATGACGGAGGAACAGGAGCATCACCAAGAACTTCTATAAAGCATGCAGGGTTACCTTGGGAACTTGGACTTGCTGAAGTTCACCAAACTCTAATCTTAAATGGCTTAAGAGAAAGAGTAGTAATAGAAACTGATGGAAAGCTAATGTCAGGAAAAGATGTAGCTATTGCAGCCCTTCTAGGTGCAGAAGAGTTTGGATTTGCTACAGCGCCATTAGTAGTTATGGGTTGTGTGATGATGAGAGTATGTAATCTTGATACTTGTCCTGTTGGAATAGCAACTCAAAATGAAGAATTAAGAAAGAGATTTAAGGGAAAGCCAGAGCATGTTATAAACTTCATGCACTTTATAGCTGAGGAGCTAAGAGAGTATATGGCGAAACTTGGCTTCAGAACAATAGATGAAATGATTGGACGTACTGATAAATTAGTACAAAGATCTATTGGTGGATGGAAAGCTAAGAAAGTAGATCTATCAAGACTGCTATTCAATCCAGAAGTTCCACACGATAAAATCTATAAGTATAAAGAAAGCTATGATCATAAGCTATATAATGTATTAGATTCAAAGGTACTAGTACCAAATTCTTTAGATGCCCTTGAAGGTAAGTCCAATATTAAGTTAGAAGTGAATGTTGGTAACACTGATAGAGTATTTGGTACAATCTTAGGAAGTGAAATAACTAAGAGATATGGTGAAGTAGGATTACCTGAAGACACTATTTGGGTTAAAACAAAGGGTGCAGGAGGACAGAGTTTTGGAGCATTTATTCCTAATGGACTTACATTAGAACTTGAGGGAGATGCTAATGACTATATAGGAAAAGGACTTTCTGGTGGTAAAATCATAGTATACGAGCCAGAAACTGTGACGCTTAACTCAACTGAAAATATATTGGTTGGTAACGTAGCTTTATATGGAGCTACAAGTGGAAAGGCCTTCATAAGAGGGGTTGCTGGAGAGAGATTTGGGGTTAGGAACTCTGGAGCTACAGCAGTAGTTGAAGGTGTTGGTGATCATGGTTGTGAATATATGACTGGTGGAACTGTTGTTATACTGGGTCCAGTGGGAAGAAACTTTGCAGCTGGTATGTCAGGTGGAGTAGTTTATATTCTTGATTCTGAAGGAAAAAAGAGAAAAAATATAAATGAAAGCATGGTTCATATAGAAGAGTTAGATGCATCAGATGAAAAAAATCTACTTTCGCTTCTAGAAGAGCATGAAAAATATACTGCTTCAGCTGAAGCAAAGAAGATAGCTTCAAATTTTGAAGAATATAAGAAAGGCTTCATTAAGATAATGCCTAAGGATTATAAGAATATAATTACCTTAATTAAAGAGTATGTAGCTTCAGGTGCTTCAAAAGAAGAGGCAGAAAGAATGGCCTTTGATGTAATAAAGGGAGTAAGAAAGTAG
- a CDS encoding glutamate synthase subunit beta — MGKPTGFLEYDRKVAAKKKPKERLKDYNEFVTPLSKEEQQVQGARCMDCGIPFCQSGIMINGMVSGCPVNNLIPEWNDLIYKGNWKKAIERLLKTNNFPEFTGRVCPAPCESACTAGINGPAISIKENERSIIERAFEEGLIKPNPPKVRLEKNVAIIGSGPAGLACADQLNKRGYNVTVYERNDRIGGLLMYGIPNMKLDKAVIDRRVNIMKEEGINFVTNANVGVNVDSKELLEKYDSVVLACGSSNPRDLKAKGREFKGIYYAVDFLKATTKSLLDSNLEDKKYIYAEGKNVIVIGGGDTGTDCVATSLRHNCNSLVQFEIMGKQPEERTEANPWPQYPRIHKVDYGQEEFIDLNGKDPREFLITVKEFIGDEEGNLTAVKTVNVNWEKNENGAFVPKEVEGSEKIWKADMVLLAMGFVGAEKYVTDGFEVETDGRTNVNAQYGKFQTNVSKVFACGDVRRGQSLVVWAINEGRACAREVDKFLEGYTTLV, encoded by the coding sequence ATGGGAAAGCCAACCGGTTTTTTAGAATATGATAGGAAAGTTGCAGCTAAGAAAAAACCAAAGGAAAGATTAAAAGATTACAACGAGTTTGTAACTCCTCTTTCCAAAGAGGAACAACAAGTTCAAGGTGCTAGGTGTATGGACTGTGGTATACCATTCTGTCAGTCAGGAATAATGATAAATGGAATGGTATCTGGATGTCCTGTTAATAATCTTATACCTGAATGGAATGATTTAATATATAAAGGGAATTGGAAGAAAGCTATTGAGAGACTTCTAAAGACTAATAACTTTCCAGAATTTACAGGAAGAGTTTGTCCTGCACCTTGTGAATCTGCATGCACTGCTGGAATTAATGGACCAGCAATATCTATAAAAGAAAATGAAAGATCTATTATAGAGAGAGCTTTTGAGGAAGGCTTAATTAAGCCTAATCCTCCAAAGGTAAGATTGGAAAAAAATGTAGCAATAATAGGTTCTGGACCAGCTGGACTTGCTTGTGCAGATCAGCTTAATAAAAGAGGATATAATGTTACAGTTTATGAAAGAAATGACCGTATAGGCGGACTTTTGATGTATGGTATTCCTAACATGAAGCTTGATAAGGCTGTAATTGATAGAAGAGTAAATATCATGAAAGAAGAAGGCATAAACTTTGTAACTAACGCAAATGTAGGAGTTAATGTTGATTCTAAGGAGCTTCTAGAAAAATATGATTCAGTAGTTTTAGCTTGTGGGTCATCAAATCCTAGAGATTTAAAGGCAAAGGGAAGAGAGTTTAAGGGAATATATTATGCAGTAGATTTTCTTAAAGCAACTACAAAGAGCCTTTTAGATTCAAACTTAGAGGATAAGAAATATATATATGCAGAAGGGAAAAATGTTATTGTAATAGGTGGCGGAGACACTGGAACTGACTGTGTTGCGACAAGCCTAAGACATAATTGCAATTCCTTAGTCCAATTTGAAATTATGGGTAAGCAGCCGGAAGAAAGAACTGAAGCTAATCCATGGCCACAATACCCAAGAATTCATAAGGTTGACTACGGTCAAGAAGAATTTATTGATTTGAATGGTAAGGATCCTAGAGAGTTCTTAATCACAGTAAAAGAATTTATAGGTGATGAAGAAGGTAATCTTACTGCAGTAAAGACGGTGAATGTAAACTGGGAAAAAAACGAAAATGGTGCTTTTGTTCCAAAGGAAGTTGAAGGTAGTGAAAAGATCTGGAAAGCAGACATGGTACTACTTGCAATGGGCTTTGTAGGAGCTGAGAAGTATGTAACTGATGGCTTTGAAGTAGAAACTGATGGAAGAACAAATGTAAATGCTCAGTACGGAAAATTCCAAACTAATGTGTCCAAGGTTTTCGCTTGTGGAGATGTAAGAAGAGGTCAAAGTCTTGTAGTATGGGCTATAAATGAAGGAAGAGCTTGTGCAAGAGAAGTAGATAAGTTCTTAGAAGGATATACAACTTTAGTTTAA
- a CDS encoding CBS domain-containing protein codes for MNISNILKPNPITLKVNDDIDKALKLMDEFDLNGMPVIDDNEVLVGMVVKADIYRFMVTPGHYEDCPVDWVMSKSIILAQANEDIVVVAKRLRKNNIISMPIVENEKLVGIISIEDLLDYYIGLE; via the coding sequence ATGAACATCAGTAATATATTAAAGCCTAATCCTATCACTCTTAAAGTAAACGATGACATAGACAAAGCTTTAAAGCTTATGGATGAGTTTGATTTGAATGGTATGCCTGTAATAGATGATAACGAGGTTTTAGTTGGGATGGTAGTTAAAGCAGATATATACAGATTCATGGTAACCCCAGGACACTATGAAGATTGTCCAGTTGATTGGGTTATGTCTAAATCAATAATCTTAGCTCAAGCTAATGAAGATATTGTTGTTGTGGCAAAACGTTTAAGGAAAAATAATATTATTTCTATGCCGATTGTAGAAAACGAAAAGCTAGTAGGAATTATAAGCATTGAAGATTTATTAGATTATTATATTGGACTAGAATAA